The genomic region TGCGACGGGAGACGGCAGACGGCTTTTCGTTGCCGACCGTGAATCGAACAATGTCGCAGTCATCGACACAAAGAATCTCAAAATTCTGGCGAAAATTCCCGTCGGCCGCGCGCCGTTCGCATTGGCAATAAGTCCGGATAAAAAACGACTGGCGGTCGCCAACGTCCAAGCCGCGACGCTGTCGATCATCGATACGAACACTCTGAAGATCGTCTCGACGCCTGCGACACGTTCGATGCCCTATGGCGTGACCATCACCGACGACAATTCAGAAATCCTCGTTTCCAACCAACACGGCGGAACCGTCTCGATCTTCAATGCGCAAACGTATGCACCGCGCGCCGAGATCAAGGTCGGGCGCTATCCGGAAGGCGTGGCCGTGCTGCACAATGGGAGAAAAGCCTATGTGGCGAACTGGTTTTCAAACACCATTTCAGTTCTCGATCTTGCCAGCAATGTCGAGATCAAGAAGATCAAATGTCCTAGCGGACCGCGGATGGTTCTTGCCGGCGCTGTGGAACATTAGCGCCATCGCGCTTACCATCGTGGTTGCAGCTGGAGCAGCACCCAGCACCGGCCATGCTGAATTGCTCTGTGGCGCGATGGTCAAAAGCGGCGTTGCATCGGGCAAGACCGAAGCCGAAGCCAAATCCGCCGCGACGACATGGTGGACATCCCGCGCCGGTGCGCTCGGCGAGGGGTATCAAGAGTGGGACCACGCGAAGAACAAATCCGTCTCGTGCCACGTGGGACCTTTCAACACGTTCAAATGCCGTGCGTCTGCAGAGCCACGCCGACCCGACAACAGCAAGCCGGCCGCCTCCCCGAGCAGTAAGCATCTTTAGCTGTACGGCTTCGTCCAAGAGGGATCAGAGCTCGCTGAAGGTCCTGGTCGATTGCATCGAGCCGAAGTAGGTGCCGGTCCAACGTTCGACCTTCTCTGGTAAGAAAATAAAGCTCTGCATCTTATAGACGAGGCCGTTGCTCATCACGGTTTCGTCTTTCACTGGAATGGCGTTAGCGGGAAGAAAGTAGGCGCAGGTCTGTTTGCCAACGACCTTGTTCACCTCATTGGCTGCGATCTCTTCCGAGTCGCCCGCAGCTTCCCGCTGAAGAAAAGCGACCTGCTCGTGCTTTTGACCGCAGAAATAGCCTGAGACCCGGACCGGGTCATCGGCGCGAGCGGGGCCTGTGGCGCAAAGGGTGATGGTTGAAAGAAGGAGAGCAATCCGCGAAATGCTTACGAGGGGCATGGGCTTCTCCAAAAGGCTAAGCGTTCACAACCTGGGTGAACCCAAACCTCGAGCGCGCCTCCGAGACCCTTCT from Hyphomicrobium sp. MC1 harbors:
- a CDS encoding YncE family protein — its product is MRARLPVAALLSTIVIALKGAVAMASPQSVYVLSQDDGILSVIDTTSDEIAAKVAITGKPAAFTIDARSHKAFATLPDSGEIAVIDLGRRALLATLKVGGQPFGIASDNAGRLFVGDWSANRISIVDETTGAAEATFAVGRSPAHLVATGDGRRLFVADRESNNVAVIDTKNLKILAKIPVGRAPFALAISPDKKRLAVANVQAATLSIIDTNTLKIVSTPATRSMPYGVTITDDNSEILVSNQHGGTVSIFNAQTYAPRAEIKVGRYPEGVAVLHNGRKAYVANWFSNTISVLDLASNVEIKKIKCPSGPRMVLAGAVEH